The window atttggtcaaacattattctgaatgtttctgtgaggctgttttttcttttggatgatactaacatttaaattggtggaccCTGAGTAAAGCAGGTTGCCCTCTATAAGTTGGGTGGTCcccatctaatcagttgaaggcagTTAGAGAACAAAGATTGATATCCCttgagcaagaaggaattcttCCAGCAGATGGCTTTTGGACTTGAGCAACATTGGCTCTTCCCAGGTTTCCAGACTGCTCGCCTTCAGACTTGAACTATAACATCAACTCTTCTCTGGGTCTGTAACCGGCTCCAAGAACTAAAACGCCTTTTTTcagttctcttatgtttcaaattcccaggccagtaagatttgctgaccagaacttgGTAATTTTTTGCTTCATTGATCGCCTCCCTTTTGAATTGTTCTCCAGAAATGGTGGACCCTCCTTGCAGTAACAAGATAATCACAAGGCCTTATGCTACCTGATTGTTCAGCAAAGTTAAGATAAGTGGCATTCCACCACAAATCTTGCCCAAGGACTTGCTAGGCCACTTATTCCCCACAACCTGCATGCACACAAGACTGAAAAGATGACCAATATTAACTTCTAGCTCATTATATTACTAAAGTGTCTGACCTAGGAGAGGCTTATCTGCCATTTTTTGATCATGCGATGTATGTGCCAGCATGATTTCTCATTGCACTTGCGTGTCTTGCACTCCACCTCAAACACACAATGACACGCACTCACTTCaagcattattcatttcacctctagAAAAACCCCTAACCCCATCAGTTGCagaggcagatttgaggcagtCCTTCCATCTCCTAGTTGTGTTCTCTGCagtaaatttcctttcttccttgacaatccttgttgtctcaataattgacTTTCTGTGTGGTGAGCAACTGAGCCTAGGTATAACCCCCCTCTGCATGGGTTTGTTAACAGGTCTCCAGCCTAATGGCCTTCAGACTTGATCTGCAACATCACCTTttctctgggtctccagcctgccagcctaccatgcagattttgtttcttttcttttttcttttttttttataaagtaggAGAAGGACAGggaatatgtaattttttttttttttttgagacagagtctcactctgttgcccaggctagagtgctgtggcgtcagcctagctcacagcaacctcaaactcttgggctcaagcgatcctcctgcctcagcctcccaggtagctaggactgcaggcatgcgccaccatgcctggctaattttttctatatatatttttatttgtccagctaatttctttctatttttagtagagccggggtctcgctcttgctcaggctggtctcgaactcctaagctcaaacgatccacccgccttggcctcccagagtgctaggattacaggtgtgagccaccgcgcctggcctaccaTGCAGAttttgaactttccagcctccataatcatgtgagtcaattccttaaatctctctcactcttctccctcttcagtatatacacatatatatgtatatatatgtataaacacacacacatatatatacatacacatacacatcctattggttcagtttctctggagaactctgacatctacacgtatgcacacacacacacacacacacacacacacaaacacacacatgctcactTAGAGCCACAGTCAAACTCATCTTCATTTTTTGCAAGTGAATAATTTACTATCCAGTCAGAGGAGACTACTTAAATAAGTTATGGTACATTTGGTggtcatataatagaatattacaCAGACATCAAATAGATTATGCTgatatagaaagacaaatatatagatatatattaaatGCTTATATGTGTTTCTGAATCTATTCTGCTGAAATGAAAGCAGATGTAAAGCTTTTTgtacaaagatggtcactatggCATTACTTgtaatgataaatataaaaatatagtcataAAAATGCCTATAAATGAGAGACTGGTTAAATAAACATGGTATGTCCATACAAGAGGCTATCATGCTGTTgctaaaaagaataaagtagaaacACATGTGAAGTAGATACATATGTtcccatttgtgtgtgtgtgctttattTGAAAGCTTACATTTTAAAACGTTAACAATGATTGACTTTGGCAAGGAGGACAtggagtctggagttcagggagATTTACTTTCTGCTGTATACCCTTTTGTACTATTTGAATTTTGTAACCATGTGCAcacattatattttcaaatgaaaaatgccTTCTTCTGAGCATCTATTAACTAGAATAGAGATCTATTTTTATACTGTGTCGGGAGCTTGAATTTGGAAGATGGAAATTAATCATTTCCCTGTCTTTGATCCTAACAGTGCTGCTAACCTTCCACTAATCTTCTGATTTTGGATTTTAGGGAGAAAAGTTTGCACAATAGAAGGGAAtgggaggggagaaaagattATTGAGTTAAAAATAGCATCCTAGGGTGACTTAGAAGTTAAGAATGCCACAAGCAGAACCAATACTCTATGGTAAAACACTCATCCTCACCTATCTTTGAAGCTGTCCAAGAATATTGGGTGTAATTTAGCTCAGTGGCTACCAAACCTGGcctcatcagaatcacctggggtgcttTAAAATctcttgtgtttttattatagagATAATAACTGCATacagtttttaagaaattgaacagtagagaagaaaaattttcctgtttatttactAGTTTCCAGTCCAGAGATAActgcttttaattatttcaaatgttgAGTTTTTCTGATGATTAACTTTCTGATGATTACTCTATATAATGTTTATACTTCTATTTCTTGCTTTCCcatttttaaacagtatttatCAACTCTCTACAAAGAAAGATGAAGGATTTAGCATACTTATGCTACCTCTTTTACCTACTTCTGACTTTGCCAAAATTTTATtagttatattattataattttcagaaCTATTTAGTGGTTGCCTTCATAGCtttaaataatatacttaaaTCTTTATTTCTGGATCCATTAATTATAGACAATATTTATTGGTGCTCATTTCACAGACACTCCACTCTTTCCTTCCCCCTACAGCTTCTGACTTTTGTAATATTACTTGTGCATTGTTAACTTTATAACAActactgcctgggttcaaatcccagctccatcacttGTTTCTGAACATCTCTGTGCCCCtggtttctttaattttcaaatggagatcataaaattaatatcttcttcatagggttgctgtaatattaaatttcacttaaatcaaaataaatatcttaaagcacttaaaatagtgGCTGGTATACAGTaagtactttttttctcttttttttgagacagagtcttatctCCCTCTGTTGTCTgcgctagagtgccatggcatcagcctagctcacagtaacctcaaactcctgggctcaagcaatcctattgcctcagcctcccaagttagctgggactacaggcatatgccaccatgcccggctaatttttttttctatatatatttttagctgtccaaatcatttctttctatttttagtagagacggggtctcactcttgctcagtctggttcgaactcctgacctcgagccatcctccagcctcagcctcccagagtggtaggattacaggcatgagccaccacacccggcccacaGTAAGTGCTTTTTAAGTgttaaacttaaaaatacaataacaaaattATGAGTAAAAGAAATTCTGTTTTGCAATTTTAATGAAATTCTCAGAATGCTTTATCCATAGCTTGATTCACAAAAGCAAACCAAAGGGCAAAAGAGATGACAAGGCAGTTCACCAAAGatgatacacagatggcaaacaGGCAGATggaaatatgttcaacatcattagatattagggaaacacaaattaaaaacataaggaGATATGACTATGTTTCTATCAGAAGAGTTAAACTTAGTGACAGTAACAGATGCTTAAGAAGATTTGgtgaaactggatcactcatacattgctggtggaaatggtaaatggtacagccattttggaaaaaaaattgggaagtttctttaaaaaaattaaacatgcaaaCACTAATACAACCCACTACTGGGCACTTAACCCAGAGGAATGAAGACTTAAGtgcacacaaaaacctgcacacaaatgttcacagcagctttattcataatagctttatttataaagtgCAAATGACCCAGATGTCCTTCCACAGGtcaatggttaaacaaactgtggtacatccatgtcatggaatactactcagcaataaaaaaagaatgaactattcaAACAGGCAACAACCtagatgaatctccagagaatatGATGAGTggaaaaagccaatcccaaaagttTACACATTGTTGgattgtattatattatttatactcattcttgaaattataaaattacagaaatggagagCAGTTTATTGGTTGTCATGGATtagggatgggatgggatgggaggaAAATGGGTATagatataaaaaggaaacatacacGATCCTTATGGTGATGGaattgttctgtatcttgattataccaatgtcaatatcctggtcaTGATATTGTACTATAATTTTTCAAGGTGTTGCCTTTGGGGGAAACTGAGTAAAGGGTACACTGGACCTCTCAGATCTCTCTAttgtttcttacaactgcatgtgaatctaaaattacctcaaaattaaaagtttaattttaaaaattgaaccgATAAATGACATTTCCAATAGTAATTTCCATGTAAATATTATTCACAGCAAGAGCAAGTAGTGCGATTGCaaccatatagaaaaaaatgaaatcatattgcACTTAAGAAGTGTTGCTGGAAGGAGAATGTTTCAAGTATCAAAAtcaaatggattattttttcttatactctTTCAGTGGCTCAGAATGATGCCACATTTTAATATGCTTCCTATCAGGACCAGGATCATggtacagcttttttttttttttttttttttttgagacagagtctccctctgttgccagggctacagtgccgtggcgtcagcctagctcacagcaacctcaaactgctgggctcaagcaatcctcctgcctcagcctcccgagtagctgggactacaggcatgcaccaccatgcccggctaactttttctatatatttttagttgtccggttaatttctttctatttttagtagagacaggggtctcgctcttgctcagggtggtcttgaactcctgagctcaaacaatccacctgccttggcctcccagagtgctaggattacaggcgtgagccaccgtgcccggcccagctttttgttttccttagagTTCCtaactgtatttcatttttattgtcaatCAAAGCCACATTTAAATAGCTTCTGGTTTCTCAGTTACGTGGGTTGACTGCGGAATTTGTATCCATCTTAAGGATATTCTTCACTGAGCCCTGACTTCCTGTTCTAATTATGATCTATTGCTTTCTTGGTCAGCTTAGTAGTTGTCATCTTGGGATTTCTTTTATGTACACCTCTGTGGtgctttaaaatacagattccccaGATTCCCAGGCCTCACCACAGATCTATTCAATTGGGATTTCTTAAGGGAGATGTGGCTGGGGTATGTGTATTTTTGAAAAGCTCCCCCATGTGATTTTGCTAATCAGTCGGGTTTGGGAACCCATCTAGCTAATCCTTAGAGTCCTataagtgctattattattattaataacagtaataatattaatatatactgtttGTTGAGgatttactatgttccaggcattgttttaagtgTTAATGCATGGTCTCATTTACTCTTTACAACAaacctatgaagtaggtactattattatcctccttTTAGAGAAAACTGAGTGTAAGAGAAGTTAAATTGCACCACTTTCAAGCTCCCGAGCCAAAGTTAGAACCCAAGTTTGTATGACAATATAATATTGGATTTTAACCAATAtactatgttaatttttaaatggatagaCTCAATAGTTCCATGGAAAACACCTAGCAGTCACAGAGCTTGGTGTTGGGGCACAGGTAAAAGGACTGTGTATTGTCAACTAATTTTACAGCTAAAACCTGACATCTTTTAATCAGTTAAATCCATTAAGCAAGGTCATTTTTTGTGAGATACCAGGAGTATGAATAATGGACCATGGATCAAGTGGAAAGGCTTAGGGATTTCTTTTGAACTCTGAATATTTTGGATGCTTTAGAAACAATTTATAAACTTTACcaataaatatcttaaaagtgTTCCCATCTAAGAATGTCTAACAAAGATTGTATCTATGGGTTATCTGTGACTTTCTCTTCCACATTTTCTctggtttccatttacatggatAATTAGAGTGCGCTGTACTAATTTCTGGGTATTCAAAATGAAATGCCTATGCCTAATTCGATCATTGTCAGGATAAATGGGAGCAGTGTCCAAATGGCTTAATCACTTTGGTAGCTAAATATTGGAATGACATATATTTCCCATTGTTGAACTGGAGTCTTAATTTTTGCAAATACCAAATATGATCCAAAGCTATTCACATTTAAGAAGTATGCCCTGTAAGCTCCGAATGTTCTGTTATGGACTGATCTCCAAGATCaatcaggttaaaaaaaagtgtgtgctactatttatataaaaaagaggAAGCATGAATATTTGTCTTTGGTGGCAAATGCATAAAAATCTCTGAAAGGGaacataagaaaaaacaaaacaaaagaaacatgcCCTggtaatgggtgcaaaaataatatttaaaatctaaatttaaatcattaatgaaatgtgaaaaatcactacacacatacatataatggaatagtGAATTTTGTGCTACATTAGACCACTGTATGCTTTCATACTGTATTGGTTGTTTTTCTTGTGTAATTTAAAAACCCAAACCAACCCTGCTAATTAAGCTCTCCCTGGCCAGGAGCTCACTTGGATCTCTGACAGTTCCTAGTTAAAACCTAGTTTGTGGTTTTTGACAGCAAACCAAGACTCTCTTGTTTGCTTCAGGAAAACTGGCTGGTTTTAGTCCTTGGCATTATTCTGGGGGTACCCTCATCCCCCAACAAGTCACCAATTGTCTTGACCATGACTTATAGTTGTGCCAGATTTTcgctttttgtttgagacaggtaTTAATAGCAGTGATGAAATTattaatttggttttaatttataagaaattatctTGAAAACAGAAATAGGTGTTATATTAAGATGATCATGTAAAGGCAAAAGCAACTAAATCAAATTATTTGAgctaatttatgttttttttggcatatattttaattcttccatTTATTGCTTCTTAATTAGTTCAGAACTCAGAAGATTAAAACACCATAGACAagtgacattttataaaatgaaatgtttaaaatgcacTTATTCTGATAACAACACTTGATGTGAATagtatttagtaattttttaaacaatttttcttatttattgtggCATGTTTGGGAATAAGACAAGAGGCTGAGTCAGAGAGCTTCAgtacttttaattattaaatcTATCTCATTTCCCTTTTCGTATCTCCTTTCTAGAAAAGAAATGGTCTAAGAATTTCCACCTGCTTGGTGTGATATTTGTAAGAAGTCTCATAGTACTTTGGTTTCACAAATAAATTAGACAAAGTAACttagtttttataacttttacCCCCTCCTGGAGCCTCAAACTAAGCTTGAAAGGAAATCACAAACCttataaaaaaaagtagaaatattccTTCCTTCCCCTATATGGTCTACTGGTGTCACTTAACTAAAACCCTTCAGTCTGTGACCTTGAGAAACCTAGAGGCTAAACAGAAGTATTGAAGGTCATCCCCTGCACCACTACccaaaaagaagagcaaatattCATCCTAACAGGTAAGTATTTTCTTAATTATGGCAGATGGTGATtgaagcaaaggcaattcaaaaGGGGGGCACACGAAAGCAATAATTTTGAATgtttgacatttattttgaaactacCTTACTACCCTGTACCCTTTACCATCTGTCTGTTATCCCTCCCAACACCCACCTCTGTCTTCCCACAGGGCTCCATTGTCTGCAGTTCCTGTTTCTCAGGGGCGGAGCTGTGGGAGGCAGCCATGGGTGCCATAATAGGCACCTGCGGCCAGCACAATGGGCTGTGGGTGCTTGTGGGAGAGACAGATTGATGTATTGTGCATGGGGGAGGAGGGCTGTCACTTGAATCCATGTGAACCCAGGCTTTAGGGGCAAGGGAGATTGACAGCTTTTGTAGgttgcatttctttttcaaagcttGGCTTTAATAGACAGTAAGTTTGGGGCCCCAGGCTTTCACTCCCATAATTCTAACAGggcaatcacaagcattcagcattTCTTTTTACCCCCCTTGTTACGCATTAAATGATTTCAGTAAAGGAATGTGCAGCATTAATTAGAATTTGTTAGCAGATACCAAGGGGAAAAGTTTCTTCACAACAACTATAGGAGGTGTCATTTGTACaaagacttttttgttttctttccccattACATTATCACTGCAATATGTAAGGTAGtgattcttttcatttaaattaagtGGAAAGCTACTAAATCTTGTTTTATTCTCCAAAAAGAATAAGGTCCTTAACACTTATCTTTTAACTTCTTTCATTTCCTAAGGTTGGTGTTTACTTTTGCTTTGAGTCCGACCCATTTACTGGTCTGTGTGGTTGTGTATCCAGTTTTGTGTACCATTTAGCTCTTACAATTACAGGCAACCCACTACTGATATATAAGGATTGTTCCAGGTGAAAATAGCTACCAATAATATTGGAAATCACTGACATACGGGGCCCTTTTCAGTAATAGTACATTGAGAAATGCTAAAAATCAGATGGCCCTAGGTTTGTGtccttattttctaaaaactattttttctctaGTTGATATTTAACCTTAGCCATGACATCAAATTTATGGAATAATGGGGCAGCAACCAAGGAATATTTCTTCCCATAGACAACTCATTCCTAAACCATCAGCTCTTTTAAACATCAAAAGTTTATCCCCCCAACATAGATAGCATCATTTCCTTATAGCAAGTAAAAAAtggtctttttgttttgtctctatttttctcttatttttaaaaaaattcctaacaTTTTAGAGTACGTGGGAACAAAACTAATCTCAGGATATCATGTAAATACATTCTGTGCCATCCTGGAAACTAATAAaacattactattttaaaaaaatttttaatgtaatttttctaacatttctcCTAAAATCATTTTCTCAATGGAAGGAGTTGGAGGCTAACTGAATTAGAATTTTCCTCAttcaattgttttatttaaatgtgttaaGGGCGACAGTGGAAAATATTGTCTACCATTATTTCTCAGAAAGAACATATTCCCACACAGTTGTCTGGCTCTGTCTATAATAATAATTTGGTGCAATGGTTTTAAAAGTAGTGAGGTGATAATAATTAGGGTGTGTGACACAGAAATTTCAATGCTGGATTCAACATTTCACCATGCAGGGCATGAAAATTGCCGAACGAGGCTAGTCAGCTCTAAGTactaattaactaattaatcAGGTGCTGAAACCAACTGAATGGCCAGACAACTCAAGCCCAAGCAGAGGGTTGTGCTCTTTAAAAGACAGTGCagtctttcttcttgttttttaacGCAGTCAAAAATGAGGAGAGAAAGTAGGATGTGGCGTCCTACTGTCAGTCATTTTGGCCCAAGCTTTGTAcgtagagaaaataaaataaaaacatgtgccTCTGATAATAACTGTGAGGCACCATGTGCAGGGCAACCCCCAAAGCTCTGCAAACCGGCTAACTCCTTGGCCATGAAGAATTTCAGgtctggtggggtgggggtgaggaaggaggCTCTGCCCTCTTGAAgttttcttctacaatttttttttttaaaacataggagAATGAGAAACATCTCTCGCCTTTTGGGCTGATCTTAGGTCTTTTGCCTCATCCTTAGTTTATGTAAATGAGAAGAGTCCAATTACACATATGGAAAAAGGGTTTAATGAATCGTGAAAAAGCCCAGTTTGCAGAGAAAGGGcacaattctttcttcttcttcttcttcttcttgttcttgttgttgttgttgttcttcttattctcttttaaatttaacttaGAAACATGTATTTCCTTAAGGAAGATGGTAAAGCTTACTGataagatcattttatttttatgtactaattttcatacacatacacatattttgcTAGAAGATTTagctttctttaatttttttctgtaaggcTTTCTGGATACTTAGCAAGTGTTCCACAACTAAAGCTgtgacattttaacttttttctctaaATCTTCAGATCATTACATTAGTTCCTCCCATTTTTGATGTTCTTTTAAGGTCAgtgataatttttcttctttaacacaCTTTGCTCTGGAATTGTCTGCACTGAAAAAGGATTGCATCATTACAAGGGATTTGTTATTGAACTCAAGGAAAAGATGTTAGTTTCCCATACCGTTTTagcttaattttaatattattataatgttttaaCTAGCTAGAATTTTTAGGGTGTTGGAAAttaggtaagttttttttttttctttctttcctaaatgGGACTGAACCTTACACTAGAACAGAAAATCCCgtgtttgggctttttttttccttccttttttccccttacttCTTCATCTTGGAATTTTCAATAGTTGAGAATAGTCCACACAgaaccccccccaccccatttttCTTAATGACAAAAATCTTTGCAAGAATACGGGGGCGGGGAATCAACAGCATTTCTGACGTTGTTCTTAGAATCTGGTAAGTCAGCAACTGGCCCCTGAGAAGTACTTTGCAAGAACAGGAAAAGTTCTCAGTCACGCCTGGAAGTGTTTTCCGGAGACCTAGTCCACCAAACCCATTGGacacttggggaaactgaggcccaagaaggtggggaggggacaggagctttccttcatgtgatttttttttctctacaaagTATTGCTTTGGCCCACGGAAAACACTTTTCTCGGGCACCTACTGGGTGGAGAACATTGCTGGGGTCCAGATTGCCTGCCCACTAGCTGCGCTCTTTCCACTCTATCCCCCGGCCTCCCCGATCGGCGCCCTGGATGTGATCGACACCATGAAGTTGCCCCATAATCCTCTCTGGCAACATAGGATGTAAAATTTGATCAGCTCATTGGATGAAGCCGACAAGTCCCAAAAATGTGTGAAAAGGGGGCCAAGCGGTAGACAAGCGCCGCGTTGAGGCAGCGCTCCCGCCGGGCCCCCTCCGCGTTGTCGGTGCGGCAGCCGCGGCGCGAGCGGCGGCCGGGACCGAGCCGCCGGGACgctgaggctgcagtgactgaggcggcggcggcggcggggaggcCGCGGCGTCATGGGGGGGCCGTAAGAGCGCACCGCTCGGCCGGAAGGGGGCAGCGCGGCAGCGCCGGCGGCGGCTGCGGGGTTATCTCGCCGGTCGCCGAGGCGGCGACCGCGGCGTTGCCAGGGGccgggccggcggggcggggcggggcggcgcgcgCCGTGGCAGCTGGCCTCAGGGCCCCGTCgcccgcgcgcgcgcgcgcccgccgcccgcccgcccgccggcgcgcgaggaggcggcggcggctgcagaaggaggaggggagctcGGAGCAGGAGGTGAGGTGAAgaaggaggcggcggcggcgcgcggcctggaggaggaggatggaggagcAGCCAAAGGAGGGCGAGGCCGAGGTCGCGGAGCACTGGTTCTCCAAGTGGGAGCGCCAGTGCCTGGCCGAGGCCGAGCAGGAAGAGCAGCTGCCCCCCGAGCTACGAGAGGAGGCGGCGGCCGAGGCGGCGGGGCTGAAGAGCGAGCAGCAAAGGCTGTGGCACCTCTTCCAGATCTCGGCCACCGCCGTGGCCCAGCTCTACAAGGATTCTGGGTGCCAACAGCCAGGACTGTCCATGTGGGACCCTTTCCAGAACGCGGCCATGGCCGTGACCAGCCTCTACAAAGAGAGCGGGGATGCCCACCAGCGAAGTTTTGACCTGGGCGTCCAGGTTGGCTACCAGCGTCGCATCAAAGATGTGCTGGAGTGGGTGAAGAAGGGCCGGAGCACCATTCGTCGCGAAGACCTGATTAGCTTCCTGTGTGGCAAAGtgccccctgctcctcccccaccacGCGCTCCCAGAACGCCCCCGAAGCCGCCCGCTGGGGCACCCAGCCACGCTGCGGCCACTGAGTCAAGCTCGTCGGTGGACGTCGACCTGCAGCCCTTCCACGAGGCCATCGCCCTGCATGGCCTCAACGGTGCCATGGCCAGCATCAGCGTGCGATCAGGCGCCCCCGCCTCCCCGCCTCAAGACGGCAGCGTCGCCAGCAGTGGGCGCCGAAAAAGTAGCTTCTTCGAGGACGACTTGAACCCCTCCGAATCAGAAGAGCTGGCCCTCCGCGTGGACAGTGGGGGGAACCGCAAGCGCACTTCGGCCCAGTGCACTGATGGCACCACAGACTCCCCAACCCAAAAGCGCAACCGAATGGTCTAAACTGCCTCGTTGGTCACCAGTGGCCATGTTGTGTGCGAGCTAACTTGACCTTCAACATGCTTTTCCAAAGGATACTGGAGAccatctttcttccttctctaaatTAAACAAAGATTTCTATCAAGTTTGCcataaagaaactttaaaagtgTTCCAGAAGAGGCCTCGTATGACTCTGACTTTCCAAAAAATATAATCCTAGCGGAGAACATCAAATGTCATGTAGTAGTTAGCGAGATCATTTAAAGCAAAAGTCTCTGGTCAAGGCGGGAACCCGGTTTATCTTGTTCACAGTTATATTCCTTAGCACTTAGCACAGTTtctggtgctcaataaatgtttgttgaatgaataaatgtgaccttatttaaaattcttaaaggGAAAGGACACAGCAAGTATTTACTTGGTTATGGAATACTTTTATCCTTGCTTGGTTGGTTGTTAGCTTTAACGGTCTTTGACAATTCTATTCAATTGTATAGAACTTGACATCTTGGTGAAATCTGGAGTCTTCCATTCTTACTCCACTGTACCATGCACCTAATTTCTAGAAAGAAACTGTGAAAGTAATACATAGTAGgctgtgattttttattttgaaaaataggtGATTTTGGTGACTATGTGATGGTGTAAAAAGGTGCTATTATGGTTGGGCAGGTAACATTTGAATTGAGTCAATTCAGTTCTCTTTCTAGGAAAACTAATCCAACACTTGAGATCCTGATAAAATAAGATAGTGGCCTGATGGTGCTCCTTTTTTAAGGAATGTAAAAAGTTCCGTTTTCTGAggttacatctttttttttttttg of the Lemur catta isolate mLemCat1 chromosome X, mLemCat1.pri, whole genome shotgun sequence genome contains:
- the LOC123628330 gene encoding UPF0472 protein C16orf72; protein product: MEEQPKEGEAEVAEHWFSKWERQCLAEAEQEEQLPPELREEAAAEAAGLKSEQQRLWHLFQISATAVAQLYKDSGCQQPGLSMWDPFQNAAMAVTSLYKESGDAHQRSFDLGVQVGYQRRIKDVLEWVKKGRSTIRREDLISFLCGKVPPAPPPPRAPRTPPKPPAGAPSHAAATESSSSVDVDLQPFHEAIALHGLNGAMASISVRSGAPASPPQDGSVASSGRRKSSFFEDDLNPSESEELALRVDSGGNRKRTSAQCTDGTTDSPTQKRNRMV